The proteins below are encoded in one region of Zootoca vivipara chromosome 10, rZooViv1.1, whole genome shotgun sequence:
- the MPST gene encoding 3-mercaptopyruvate sulfurtransferase isoform X2: MSQQLLYRALVSAKWVSEAIKSPQAGLAVRLLDASWYLPKMKRNPRSEFEERHIPGASFFDIDQCSDRTSPYDHMLPGPAAFAEYVSKLGVGSDSHVVVYDASDQGSFSAPRVWWMFRAFGHDAVSVLDGGLKNWLREGHPVSSGKSRPVPAEFHASLDRLLVKAHEDVKENIEAQRFQVVDARSAGRFTGTEAEPREGIEPGHIPGSVNIPFTDFLTESGLEKSPEDIRSLFQEKKVDLSKPLVATCGSGVTACHVALGAYLCGKADVAIYDGAWVEWFMRAQPEHIISQGKGKSL; this comes from the exons ATGTCTCAGCAGCTTCTCTACCGGGCTCTGGTGTCGGCCAAATGGGTCTCAGAAGCCATCAAATCCCCTCAAGCTGGGCTGGCTGTGCGGCTCCTGGACGCCTCCTGGTACCTCCCCAAAATGAAGCGCAACCCCCGGAGCGAGTTTGAGGAGCGCCACATCCCCGGAGCGTCTTTCTTCGACATTGACCAGTGCAGCGACCGCACTTCGCCGTACGACCACATGCTCCCCGGCCCAGCGGCTTTTGCAGAGTACGTGAGCAAACTGGGGGTTGGCAGCGACTCCCATGTCGTGGTCTATGACGCAAGTGACCAGGGCTCTTTCTCTGCCCCTCGCGTCTGGTGGATGTTCCGGGCCTTTGGGCATGACGCCGTTTCCGTCCTAGATGGCGGGCTGAAGAACTGGCTGCGCGAGGGGCATCCCGTCAGCTCTGGGAAGAGCCGGCCTGTCCCCGCAGAATTCCATGCCTCTCTGGACAGATTGCTAGTGAAAGCCCACGAGGATGTTAAGGAGAACATTGAGGCCCAACGCTTCCAGGTGGTGGATGCTCGGTCAGCTGGGAGGTTCACTGGGACGGAGGCAGAACCTCGGGAAG gaattgaacctggtcaCATCCCTGGCTCGGTGAACATCCCTTTCACTGACTTCCTGACCGAGTCTGGCTTGGAGAAGAGTCCAGAGGACATCCGCAGCTTGTTTCAGGAGAAGAAAGTGGATCTCTCCAAGCCCCTGGTGGCCACTTGCGGTTCAGGGGTCACAGCCTGCCACGTGGCTCTGGGGGCGTATCTGTGTGGCAAGGCTGACGTGGCCATTTATGATGGCGCTTGGGTGGAGTGGTTCATGCGGGCACAGCCTGAGCACATCATCTCACAAGGGAAGGGGAAGAGCCTGTGA
- the MPST gene encoding 3-mercaptopyruvate sulfurtransferase isoform X1 → MSEVLHADSPAESQIPPEPEQDLSAMSQQLLYRALVSAKWVSEAIKSPQAGLAVRLLDASWYLPKMKRNPRSEFEERHIPGASFFDIDQCSDRTSPYDHMLPGPAAFAEYVSKLGVGSDSHVVVYDASDQGSFSAPRVWWMFRAFGHDAVSVLDGGLKNWLREGHPVSSGKSRPVPAEFHASLDRLLVKAHEDVKENIEAQRFQVVDARSAGRFTGTEAEPREGIEPGHIPGSVNIPFTDFLTESGLEKSPEDIRSLFQEKKVDLSKPLVATCGSGVTACHVALGAYLCGKADVAIYDGAWVEWFMRAQPEHIISQGKGKSL, encoded by the exons atgtctgAAGTTCTACA TGCGGACAGTCCAGCAGAATCCCAGATACCTCCTGAACCCGAACAGGACTTGAGCGCCATGTCTCAGCAGCTTCTCTACCGGGCTCTGGTGTCGGCCAAATGGGTCTCAGAAGCCATCAAATCCCCTCAAGCTGGGCTGGCTGTGCGGCTCCTGGACGCCTCCTGGTACCTCCCCAAAATGAAGCGCAACCCCCGGAGCGAGTTTGAGGAGCGCCACATCCCCGGAGCGTCTTTCTTCGACATTGACCAGTGCAGCGACCGCACTTCGCCGTACGACCACATGCTCCCCGGCCCAGCGGCTTTTGCAGAGTACGTGAGCAAACTGGGGGTTGGCAGCGACTCCCATGTCGTGGTCTATGACGCAAGTGACCAGGGCTCTTTCTCTGCCCCTCGCGTCTGGTGGATGTTCCGGGCCTTTGGGCATGACGCCGTTTCCGTCCTAGATGGCGGGCTGAAGAACTGGCTGCGCGAGGGGCATCCCGTCAGCTCTGGGAAGAGCCGGCCTGTCCCCGCAGAATTCCATGCCTCTCTGGACAGATTGCTAGTGAAAGCCCACGAGGATGTTAAGGAGAACATTGAGGCCCAACGCTTCCAGGTGGTGGATGCTCGGTCAGCTGGGAGGTTCACTGGGACGGAGGCAGAACCTCGGGAAG gaattgaacctggtcaCATCCCTGGCTCGGTGAACATCCCTTTCACTGACTTCCTGACCGAGTCTGGCTTGGAGAAGAGTCCAGAGGACATCCGCAGCTTGTTTCAGGAGAAGAAAGTGGATCTCTCCAAGCCCCTGGTGGCCACTTGCGGTTCAGGGGTCACAGCCTGCCACGTGGCTCTGGGGGCGTATCTGTGTGGCAAGGCTGACGTGGCCATTTATGATGGCGCTTGGGTGGAGTGGTTCATGCGGGCACAGCCTGAGCACATCATCTCACAAGGGAAGGGGAAGAGCCTGTGA